A DNA window from Sphingopyxis macrogoltabida contains the following coding sequences:
- a CDS encoding Zn-ribbon domain-containing OB-fold protein — MVARTLPVIDRDNEAYWTWGREGKLAIYRCAACEYFVHPPVPFCPRCESRDVAPQAVSGRGRVVTFTVNHKAWVPDLAAPYVLALVAIAEQDDVRIPCNIVECDPETVDFNMDVEVVFEPVEDLWVPLFRPVTA; from the coding sequence ATGGTCGCGCGAACGCTGCCGGTGATCGACAGGGATAATGAAGCTTATTGGACGTGGGGACGCGAAGGAAAGCTCGCGATCTATCGCTGTGCCGCCTGCGAATATTTCGTCCATCCGCCGGTGCCTTTTTGCCCGCGCTGCGAGAGCCGCGACGTCGCGCCGCAGGCGGTGTCGGGGCGGGGCAGGGTGGTGACCTTCACCGTCAATCACAAGGCGTGGGTGCCCGATCTCGCCGCCCCCTATGTGCTCGCGCTGGTCGCGATCGCCGAGCAGGACGATGTTCGCATCCCGTGCAATATCGTCGAATGCGATCCTGAAACGGTCGATTTCAACATGGATGTCGAGGTCGTCTTCGAACCGGTCGAAGACCTGTGGGTCCCGCTCTTCCGTCCGGTGACCGCATGA